From Pseudomonas poae, the proteins below share one genomic window:
- a CDS encoding DUF2789 domain-containing protein: protein MDAPIPTLETLFEQLGLDSSPDAIDAFIVAHPLPEDVKLIDADFWSRQQADFLKEQLREDAEWAIAVDELNQRLHQ, encoded by the coding sequence ATGGACGCGCCAATTCCTACCCTTGAAACCCTGTTCGAACAACTGGGCCTGGATTCTTCCCCGGACGCAATCGACGCATTTATCGTCGCGCACCCTTTGCCTGAGGATGTGAAACTGATCGACGCGGACTTCTGGTCACGCCAACAGGCCGATTTTCTCAAGGAACAGCTTCGCGAAGACGCTGAATGGGCAATTGCAGTGGATGAGCTGAATCAGCGCCTGCACCAATAA
- a CDS encoding methyl-accepting chemotaxis protein codes for MGAAVPPQTVVRGLPGWLTPLLQSTALVLILLGLAFAGLALYLCLPLALLVIWLPRLKHRTPRTAVPEAIDAIGELTRDLSYTTSHNALSAAGVAYSVKQLAARLQSQLGAAKQIVGSAEVMIGTEKLTSQLSREALEAASQANRRSTEGREVLAQSIIQMHQLSQRANASRELIEALSQRSEEIQRVTLVIQSIASQTNLLALNAAIEAARAGEHGRGFAVVADEVRGLAGRTATATDEVGVMVADIQQRTAQVVEQIRQLSADLHTGVEQVEHAGEQLESIASLAANVEGQVNAIAQGTDTNRAQLDSLFHAVEQMRSDLAVSDQQTRQLADAAVQMEGQAETISERLAEVGLDDYHQRIYDLAREGASRIATQFETDVQQHRISLDDLFDRSYTLIPNTSPSKYHSRFDGYTDQVLPAIQEALLPRHEGLVFAIACTPQGYVPTHNKAFSQALTGDIQVDALQNRTKRKFEDRTGIRCGSHQQAVLLQTYTRDTGELMHDLSVPILVRGRHWGGLRLGYKPEGAKGGR; via the coding sequence ATGGGCGCAGCGGTGCCACCGCAAACGGTGGTGCGCGGGTTGCCCGGCTGGCTGACGCCGCTTCTGCAGAGCACCGCTCTGGTGCTGATACTGCTGGGCCTGGCGTTTGCCGGCTTGGCACTATACCTCTGTCTGCCACTGGCCCTGCTGGTGATCTGGCTGCCCCGCCTTAAACACCGCACACCTCGCACAGCAGTGCCCGAAGCCATCGACGCGATTGGCGAGCTGACGCGCGATCTGTCCTACACCACCAGCCACAACGCACTCTCCGCAGCCGGCGTGGCCTACTCGGTCAAGCAACTGGCGGCACGCCTGCAGTCGCAACTGGGCGCGGCCAAGCAGATTGTCGGCAGTGCCGAAGTGATGATCGGCACCGAAAAGCTCACCTCTCAGCTCAGCCGCGAAGCCCTGGAGGCGGCCAGCCAGGCCAATCGCCGCAGTACCGAAGGCCGTGAAGTGTTGGCCCAGTCGATCATCCAGATGCACCAGCTCAGCCAGCGAGCGAATGCCAGCCGCGAACTGATCGAGGCCCTGAGCCAGCGCAGTGAGGAAATCCAGCGGGTGACCCTGGTGATCCAGTCCATCGCCAGCCAGACCAACCTGCTGGCCCTCAACGCGGCCATTGAAGCGGCGCGGGCCGGTGAGCACGGGCGCGGGTTTGCCGTGGTGGCGGATGAAGTGCGTGGGCTGGCAGGCCGCACAGCCACGGCCACCGATGAGGTGGGCGTGATGGTGGCCGATATCCAGCAGCGTACTGCCCAGGTGGTGGAGCAGATTCGTCAGCTCTCGGCGGACTTGCACACCGGCGTCGAACAGGTGGAGCATGCGGGCGAGCAGCTGGAAAGCATCGCCAGCCTGGCTGCGAATGTGGAGGGCCAGGTTAATGCAATCGCTCAGGGCACCGACACCAACCGCGCCCAACTCGACAGCCTGTTCCATGCCGTGGAGCAAATGCGCAGCGACCTCGCCGTAAGCGACCAGCAAACCCGCCAGCTGGCCGACGCCGCCGTGCAGATGGAAGGGCAGGCCGAGACCATCAGCGAGCGCCTGGCGGAAGTCGGGCTGGATGACTATCACCAACGTATCTACGACCTGGCACGCGAAGGTGCGAGCCGGATTGCCACGCAATTCGAAACCGATGTGCAGCAGCACCGTATCAGCCTGGATGACCTGTTCGACCGCAGCTATACCTTGATCCCCAACACCAGCCCAAGCAAATACCACAGCCGGTTTGACGGCTACACCGATCAGGTATTGCCGGCGATTCAGGAGGCGTTGCTGCCACGCCATGAAGGGTTGGTATTCGCTATCGCCTGCACGCCCCAAGGGTATGTGCCTACGCATAACAAGGCGTTTTCCCAGGCACTGACCGGCGATATCCAGGTGGATGCACTGCAGAACCGCACCAAACGCAAATTCGAAGACCGCACCGGCATCCGTTGCGGCAGCCACCAGCAAGCGGTATTGCTGCAAACCTATACCCGCGATACCGGCGAGCTGATGCATGATCTGTCGGTGCCGATCCTGGTCCGGGGCCGGCATTGGGGCGGGTTACGGCTGGGGTACAAACCTGAAGGGGCGAAAGGCGGGCGCTAG
- a CDS encoding TraR/DksA C4-type zinc finger protein yields MTKEKLLAMPADDYMNAEQHAFFEQLLQDMKVEHHERIEQNRIAIESLDTPADPADAASVEEERTWLVNAIDRDQRMLPQLERALERIKEDSFGWCDDSGEPIGLKRLLISPTTKYCIEAQERHEQIDKHQRQA; encoded by the coding sequence ATGACAAAGGAAAAGTTGCTGGCCATGCCGGCGGATGACTACATGAATGCCGAACAGCACGCTTTTTTCGAGCAGTTGCTGCAAGACATGAAAGTGGAACACCACGAGCGCATTGAACAGAACCGTATCGCCATTGAAAGCCTGGACACCCCGGCCGACCCGGCTGACGCCGCTTCCGTGGAAGAAGAGCGTACCTGGCTGGTCAATGCCATCGACCGCGACCAGCGCATGCTGCCGCAGCTTGAGCGGGCACTGGAACGCATCAAGGAAGACTCTTTTGGCTGGTGCGATGACAGCGGCGAGCCGATTGGCCTCAAGCGCCTGCTGATCAGCCCTACCACCAAGTACTGCATCGAAGCGCAAGAGCGCCACGAGCAGATCGACAAGCACCAGCGCCAAGCCTGA